One genomic segment of Agromyces intestinalis includes these proteins:
- the argH gene encoding argininosuccinate lyase, translating into MADDNATAHGTNEGSLWGARFATGPSPELQRLSKSTHFDWQLAPYDLAGSRAHARALASAGYLDADEFAAMLAGLDALAARIASGELVAQESDEDVHGALESALIAEIGPELGGKLRAGRSRNDQIATLVRLYLKDHAAVIGEQLVHLIDALSAQADAHPTAVMPGRTHLQHAQPVLLAHHLFAYGWALSRDLERLADWTKRVDVSPYGGGALAGQTLGLDAAQVAADLGLAAPAENSLDGTASRDVVAEFAFIAAMIGVNLSRLAEDVIIWNTREFGYVTLDDGYSTGSSIMPQKKNPDIAELTRGKAGRLIGNLSGLLATLKGLPLAYNRDLQEDKEPVFDSVETLEVVLPAFTGMIATLRFDTERMSRLAPAGYSLATDVAEWLVKQRVPFRDAHEITGALVRYAEQHALELDEVDDAALAAIDPRLTPEVRGVLSVEGSVASRDGIGGTAPDAVAVQRARLAERVRRLVQALPEGRR; encoded by the coding sequence ATGGCCGACGACAACGCCACGGCACACGGCACCAACGAGGGCTCGCTCTGGGGTGCGCGGTTCGCCACCGGGCCGTCGCCCGAACTCCAGCGGCTCTCGAAGTCGACCCACTTCGACTGGCAGCTCGCCCCGTACGACCTCGCGGGCTCTCGCGCGCACGCGCGGGCCCTCGCGAGCGCCGGCTACCTCGACGCCGATGAGTTCGCCGCCATGCTGGCCGGCCTCGACGCGCTGGCCGCGCGCATCGCCTCGGGCGAGCTCGTCGCGCAGGAGTCCGACGAGGACGTGCACGGAGCCCTCGAGTCCGCCCTCATCGCCGAGATCGGGCCCGAGCTGGGCGGCAAGCTGCGCGCCGGCCGAAGCCGCAACGACCAGATCGCGACCCTCGTGCGGCTCTACCTGAAAGACCATGCAGCGGTCATCGGCGAGCAGCTCGTGCACCTCATCGACGCGCTGTCGGCGCAGGCCGACGCGCACCCCACCGCGGTCATGCCGGGCCGCACCCACTTGCAGCACGCCCAGCCGGTGCTGCTCGCGCATCACCTGTTCGCCTACGGCTGGGCGCTCTCGCGTGACCTCGAGCGACTCGCCGACTGGACGAAGCGGGTGGATGTCTCGCCCTACGGCGGCGGCGCGCTCGCCGGGCAGACCCTCGGCCTCGACGCCGCGCAGGTCGCCGCCGACCTCGGCCTCGCCGCTCCGGCCGAGAACTCGCTGGACGGCACCGCGAGTCGTGACGTGGTCGCCGAGTTCGCGTTCATCGCCGCGATGATCGGCGTCAACCTCTCGCGCCTCGCCGAAGACGTCATCATCTGGAACACCCGCGAGTTCGGCTACGTCACGCTCGACGACGGGTATTCGACCGGCTCGAGCATCATGCCGCAGAAGAAGAACCCCGACATCGCCGAGCTCACGCGCGGCAAGGCGGGGCGGCTGATCGGCAACCTCTCGGGCCTGCTCGCGACGCTGAAGGGTCTGCCGCTCGCGTACAACCGCGACCTGCAAGAAGACAAGGAGCCGGTCTTCGACTCGGTCGAGACCCTCGAGGTCGTGCTGCCCGCCTTCACGGGCATGATCGCGACGCTGCGCTTCGACACCGAGCGGATGTCACGACTCGCGCCGGCCGGGTACTCCCTCGCGACCGACGTCGCCGAGTGGCTGGTGAAGCAGCGGGTGCCGTTCCGCGACGCCCACGAGATCACGGGGGCGCTCGTGCGCTACGCCGAGCAGCACGCGCTCGAGCTCGACGAGGTCGACGACGCCGCGCTCGCCGCGATCGACCCGCGCCTCACGCCCGAGGTGCGCGGCGTGCTCAGCGTCGAGGGGTCCGTCGCGAGTCGCGACGGCATCGGCGGCACCGCACCCGACGCCGTCGCCGTGCAGCGGGCCCGGCTCGCCGAGCGGGTTCGCCGGCTCGTGCAGGCGCTGCCCGAGGGGCGCCGCTGA
- the argB gene encoding acetylglutamate kinase, with product MTDDTNPTAADDRAATAAEKAATLIESLPWLKRFHGETIVVKFGGNAMVSPELQRAFAEDMVYLRYAGIKPVVVHGGGPQISSMLERLGIGSEFRGGYRVTTPEAMDVVRMVLSGQVNRELVSLINAHGPLAAGLSGEDAGLFTGRRRGVEVDGVELDLGLVGDVVAVDPAAVEAQLQAGRIPVVSSIAPDADQPGQSLNVNADSAAAALAVALGAAKLVILTDVAGLYRDWPNRDSLVSVIDTDELGRLLPALESGMIPKMRACLDAVEQGVSKAAIIDGRVPHSILLEVFTQRGIGTEVVAA from the coding sequence ATGACCGACGACACGAACCCCACCGCGGCCGACGATCGGGCCGCCACCGCCGCCGAAAAGGCGGCGACCCTCATCGAGTCCCTGCCGTGGCTGAAGCGATTCCACGGCGAGACCATCGTCGTGAAGTTCGGCGGCAACGCCATGGTGAGCCCCGAACTGCAGCGCGCGTTCGCCGAAGACATGGTCTACCTGCGGTACGCCGGCATCAAGCCGGTCGTCGTGCACGGCGGCGGGCCGCAGATCTCGTCGATGCTCGAGCGCCTCGGCATCGGCAGCGAATTCCGCGGCGGCTACCGCGTCACGACGCCCGAGGCGATGGACGTCGTGCGCATGGTGCTCTCGGGCCAGGTGAACCGCGAACTCGTGAGCCTCATCAACGCGCACGGGCCGCTCGCCGCCGGGCTCTCCGGCGAGGACGCCGGGCTCTTCACCGGGCGCCGACGCGGCGTCGAGGTCGACGGGGTCGAGCTCGATCTCGGGCTCGTCGGTGACGTGGTCGCCGTCGATCCGGCCGCCGTCGAGGCCCAGCTGCAGGCCGGGCGCATCCCGGTGGTCTCCTCGATCGCCCCCGACGCCGACCAGCCGGGTCAGTCGCTCAACGTGAACGCCGACAGCGCCGCCGCAGCGCTGGCCGTCGCACTCGGTGCGGCGAAGCTCGTCATTCTCACCGACGTCGCGGGCCTGTACCGCGACTGGCCGAACCGAGACTCGCTCGTCTCGGTCATCGACACCGACGAGCTCGGTCGCTTGCTGCCGGCACTCGAGTCCGGCATGATCCCGAAGATGCGCGCCTGCCTCGACGCGGTCGAGCAGGGTGTGTCGAAGGCGGCGATCATCGACGGTCGGGTGCCGCACTCGATCCTCCTCGAGGTGTTCACTCAGCGGGGCATCGGCACCGAGGTGGTGGCGGCATGA
- a CDS encoding aldo/keto reductase, with amino-acid sequence MTDHPKTSPLVLGTMMFGTDVDEETSFALLDRFVERGGVWIDTADCYSFWASASGLGGDSETVIGRWLAARPGARDRVKISTKLGAEPLWADSWPQARAGLSRRAVAEAFRGSLDRLGVDRVDLLWLHQEDRSTPIEETVDALGELTATGQVARVGASNHPAWRVERARARAAATRSIPIDALQLNATYLSVRPGTLPPGVVHPHGVLSDEQRDYAIEHRLEVWAYTPLLSGAYDNPEKPIPEVYDHPGTTRRLAVLDEVAAERGTTRGATVLAWLVARGIRPMLGGSKLAQLDVAMDAVASPLSEAHLARMNAVT; translated from the coding sequence ATGACTGATCACCCCAAGACCTCACCCCTCGTGCTCGGCACGATGATGTTCGGCACCGACGTCGACGAGGAGACCTCGTTCGCCCTGCTCGACCGGTTCGTCGAGCGCGGCGGCGTCTGGATCGACACGGCCGATTGCTACAGCTTCTGGGCCAGTGCGAGCGGCCTCGGCGGCGACAGCGAAACAGTCATCGGCCGCTGGCTCGCCGCGCGCCCGGGCGCCCGCGACCGCGTGAAGATCTCGACCAAGCTCGGCGCCGAGCCGCTGTGGGCCGACTCCTGGCCGCAGGCCCGCGCCGGGCTCTCGCGCCGTGCCGTCGCCGAGGCGTTCCGGGGGAGCCTCGACCGTCTCGGCGTCGACCGGGTCGACCTGCTCTGGCTTCACCAGGAGGACCGCTCGACCCCGATCGAAGAGACCGTCGATGCGCTCGGCGAGCTGACGGCAACCGGGCAGGTGGCCAGAGTCGGCGCGTCGAACCATCCAGCGTGGCGTGTGGAGCGTGCGCGTGCCCGAGCAGCCGCAACGCGAAGCATCCCGATCGACGCCCTGCAGCTGAACGCGACCTACCTGAGCGTCCGTCCAGGCACTCTCCCGCCCGGCGTGGTGCACCCGCATGGCGTGCTGAGCGATGAGCAACGCGACTACGCGATCGAGCATCGCCTCGAGGTCTGGGCGTACACCCCGCTGCTCTCGGGCGCCTACGACAACCCCGAGAAGCCGATCCCCGAGGTGTACGACCACCCCGGAACCACGCGTCGGCTCGCGGTACTCGACGAAGTGGCAGCCGAGCGTGGAACGACCCGAGGGGCGACCGTGCTGGCTTGGCTCGTCGCGAGGGGCATTCGACCCATGCTCGGCGGCAGCAAGCTCGCTCAGCTCGACGTCGCGATGGATGCCGTCGCCTCACCGCTGAGTGAGGCCCACCTCGCCCGGATGAACGCTGTTACGTGA
- the tyrS gene encoding tyrosine--tRNA ligase, translating to MTQALSVRASGSGTLALVSDPVILATQQNDPSFEDVWEELVWRGHVHVSTERAALKELLAGEPITYYCGFDPTAPSLHLGNLVQLIVMRRLQIAGHRPLGLVGGSTGLIGDPRPTAERTLNTKETVAEWVGYLQSQVSRFLSSEGDAAVRLVNNLDWTAGLSAIDFLREIGKHYRVGTMLKKDAVASRLNSDAGISYTEFSYQILQGYDFLELYRQYGCVLQTGGSDQWGNLTSGTDLIHRVEGASVHAIGTPLVTNSDGTKFGKSEGNAIWLDAEMCSPYRFYQFWLNTDDGDVIDRLKVFTFLTRAEIDQYAALVESEPFRRAAQRRLALEVTTLVHGSEAAEAVIAASEALFGKGDLAALDAATLRSALAELPNATIAGGTPVVQALVETGLVESLGEGRRAIAQGGVTLDGVRVDDDTATVSGALPGGVSVLRRGKKTLAGLFVE from the coding sequence ATGACTCAAGCTTTATCGGTTCGGGCAAGTGGATCGGGTACCCTTGCACTCGTGTCAGACCCCGTGATCCTCGCCACCCAGCAGAACGACCCATCCTTCGAGGATGTCTGGGAGGAGCTCGTCTGGCGCGGCCACGTGCACGTCTCGACCGAGCGGGCCGCGCTCAAGGAGCTGCTCGCGGGCGAGCCGATCACGTATTACTGCGGGTTCGATCCGACGGCACCCAGCCTGCACCTCGGCAACCTCGTGCAGCTCATCGTGATGCGTCGACTCCAGATCGCCGGGCATCGGCCCCTCGGGCTCGTCGGCGGGTCGACCGGCCTCATCGGCGATCCTCGGCCCACGGCCGAACGCACGCTCAACACGAAGGAGACCGTGGCCGAGTGGGTCGGCTACCTCCAGTCGCAGGTCTCACGGTTCCTCTCGAGCGAGGGCGACGCCGCGGTGCGCCTCGTGAACAACCTCGACTGGACGGCGGGGCTCAGCGCGATCGACTTTCTGCGTGAGATCGGCAAGCACTACCGCGTCGGCACGATGCTGAAGAAGGACGCGGTCGCTTCGCGCCTGAACTCCGACGCCGGCATCAGCTACACCGAGTTCAGCTACCAGATCCTGCAGGGCTACGACTTCCTCGAGCTCTACCGTCAGTACGGCTGCGTGCTGCAGACCGGCGGCAGCGATCAGTGGGGCAACCTCACGAGCGGCACCGACCTCATCCACCGGGTCGAGGGTGCGAGCGTGCACGCGATCGGAACCCCGCTGGTCACCAACTCCGACGGCACGAAGTTCGGCAAGAGCGAGGGCAATGCGATCTGGCTCGACGCCGAGATGTGCAGCCCCTACCGCTTCTACCAGTTCTGGCTCAACACCGACGACGGCGATGTCATCGATCGCCTGAAGGTCTTCACCTTCCTGACCAGGGCCGAGATCGACCAGTACGCGGCGCTCGTCGAGTCCGAGCCGTTCCGGCGGGCGGCACAGCGACGCCTCGCGCTCGAGGTCACCACGCTCGTGCACGGCTCCGAGGCCGCCGAGGCGGTCATCGCGGCATCCGAGGCGCTGTTCGGCAAGGGCGATCTCGCCGCGCTCGATGCGGCGACCCTGCGCAGCGCGCTGGCCGAACTGCCGAACGCGACCATCGCCGGCGGAACACCGGTCGTGCAGGCGCTCGTCGAGACCGGGCTCGTCGAGAGCCTCGGCGAGGGCCGGCGTGCGATCGCCCAGGGCGGCGTGACCCTAGACGGCGTACGCGTCGACGACGACACGGCGACGGTCTCGGGCGCACTGCCCGGCGGCGTGTCGGTGCTGCGTCGCGGCAAGAAGACCCTCGCGGGCCTCTTCGTGGAGTGA
- a CDS encoding acetylornithine transaminase: protein MSAWQQRFDSRIMRSIGMPLRKLVRGAGARVWDDEGREYLDFLAGIAVNSLGHAHPVFVEAVSRQAATLAHVSNYFATEPALELAERLARLTGAGDRGRAWFGNSGAEANEAAFKLARLNNSGGARTRVVALVDAFHGRTMGSLALTGKPHMRQPFEPLAGGVEHIPATIDALEAAIDDSVAALFVEPIQGEAGVVELPAGFLEAARELTHRHGVLLIVDEIQTGAGRTGAWFGFQHTGIVPDAITVAKGIGGGFPIGGLVTFGEASELYQKGMHGSTFGGNPLATATANAVLGEIERAGLVENAALRGVQLRERILGLDAPLVTGVRGRGLLVGVALAEPVAERVALAALDVGLIVNAANDRTIRIAPPLIIGDAELDVFADRFARALAAVDVDR, encoded by the coding sequence ATGAGCGCCTGGCAGCAGCGGTTCGACTCGCGCATCATGCGCTCGATCGGGATGCCGCTTCGCAAGCTCGTCCGCGGCGCCGGCGCCCGTGTCTGGGACGACGAGGGGCGCGAGTACCTCGACTTCCTCGCCGGCATCGCGGTCAACTCGCTCGGCCACGCGCACCCCGTGTTCGTCGAAGCGGTGTCGAGGCAGGCTGCGACGCTCGCGCACGTGTCGAACTACTTCGCCACCGAGCCCGCGCTCGAGCTCGCCGAGCGCCTCGCCCGGCTCACGGGCGCCGGCGACCGCGGCCGGGCCTGGTTCGGCAACTCGGGCGCCGAGGCGAACGAGGCCGCCTTCAAGCTCGCGCGCCTCAACAACTCGGGCGGGGCGCGCACGCGCGTCGTCGCGCTCGTCGATGCGTTCCACGGCCGCACGATGGGCTCGCTCGCCCTCACCGGCAAGCCGCACATGCGCCAACCGTTCGAACCGCTCGCGGGCGGCGTCGAACACATCCCCGCCACGATCGACGCCCTCGAGGCCGCCATCGACGACTCGGTCGCAGCCCTCTTCGTCGAACCCATCCAGGGCGAGGCCGGCGTGGTCGAGTTGCCCGCCGGGTTCCTCGAAGCGGCGCGCGAGCTCACGCACCGGCACGGCGTGCTGCTCATCGTCGACGAGATCCAGACCGGGGCCGGCCGTACCGGCGCCTGGTTCGGATTCCAGCACACCGGCATCGTCCCCGACGCGATCACGGTCGCGAAGGGCATCGGCGGCGGGTTCCCGATCGGCGGACTCGTCACGTTCGGCGAGGCATCCGAGCTGTACCAGAAGGGCATGCACGGCTCGACGTTCGGCGGCAACCCGCTCGCGACCGCGACCGCGAACGCGGTGCTCGGTGAGATCGAGCGCGCCGGCCTCGTCGAGAACGCGGCGCTGCGCGGCGTGCAGCTGCGCGAGCGCATCCTCGGCCTCGACGCGCCGCTCGTGACCGGGGTGCGAGGCCGGGGCCTGCTCGTCGGCGTCGCGCTCGCCGAGCCCGTCGCCGAGCGGGTGGCGCTCGCCGCGCTCGACGTCGGCCTCATCGTGAATGCCGCGAACGATCGCACGATCCGCATCGCGCCGCCGCTCATCATCGGCGATGCCGAACTCGACGTGTTCGCCGACCGCTTCGCGCGCGCTCTCGCGGCCGTCGACGTCGACCGATGA
- a CDS encoding DNA-3-methyladenine glycosylase, with protein sequence MKAADLVAPDRAFFAVDPVVLAPRLLGAVLAHETADGTVAVRLVEVEAYRGLGEDPGSHAHRGPTPRTRVMFGDGGRLYAYFTYGMHTCLNIVGHAPGRAGAVLLRGAAVVEGIELARTRRGGASDRDLARGPARLAVALGVPLSESGADLLAPPYRLRVPVEPLAHVVATPRTGVSGAGGGAAYPWRFVLAGEPAVSVYRRHARSHD encoded by the coding sequence GTGAAGGCAGCCGATCTCGTCGCACCCGACCGCGCGTTCTTCGCGGTCGACCCGGTCGTCCTCGCCCCACGACTGCTCGGCGCCGTGCTCGCCCATGAGACCGCCGACGGCACCGTCGCGGTGCGACTCGTCGAGGTCGAGGCCTACCGCGGTCTCGGCGAGGACCCGGGTTCGCACGCCCACCGCGGACCGACGCCGCGAACCCGGGTGATGTTCGGCGACGGCGGCCGGCTCTACGCCTATTTCACCTACGGCATGCACACCTGTCTCAACATCGTCGGCCACGCCCCCGGTCGAGCCGGTGCCGTGCTGCTGCGCGGCGCCGCCGTGGTCGAGGGCATCGAGCTCGCGCGCACCCGGCGCGGCGGGGCATCCGATCGCGACCTTGCCCGCGGACCGGCGCGGCTCGCCGTGGCACTCGGCGTGCCGCTGTCGGAGTCGGGTGCCGACCTGCTCGCGCCGCCGTACCGGCTGCGCGTGCCTGTCGAACCGCTCGCGCACGTCGTCGCGACCCCCCGCACCGGCGTCAGCGGTGCCGGTGGAGGGGCAGCGTATCCGTGGCGGTTCGTGCTCGCGGGGGAGCCGGCGGTCTCGGTCTACCGCAGGCACGCGCGCTCGCACGACTGA
- the argF gene encoding ornithine carbamoyltransferase, protein MTRHFLRDDDLTPAEQAEVLDLAARLKADRFAERPLEGPQTVAVVFDKTSTRTRVSFAVGIADLGGVPLIISSSESQLGGKESIADTARVLERMVGAIVWRTFAQSGLDEMAAGTTVPVVNALSDDFHPCQLLADLQTIREHRGELAGLTVAFLGDGASNMAHSYLLAGATAGMHVRIGAPESSAPRTDVVADAERIAATTGGSVLVTTDPVAAADGADVVVTDTFVSMGQEGEKAERLARYDGFMVDAALMSHAADDAIFLHCLPAYRGVEVAADVIDGPQSVVWDEAENRLHAQKALLAWLLERKDA, encoded by the coding sequence ATGACCCGCCACTTCCTCCGCGACGACGACCTGACGCCGGCCGAGCAGGCCGAGGTGCTCGACCTCGCCGCCCGCCTGAAGGCCGACCGCTTCGCCGAACGCCCGCTCGAAGGCCCCCAGACCGTCGCCGTCGTCTTCGACAAGACGTCGACCCGCACTCGCGTGTCGTTCGCGGTCGGCATCGCCGACCTGGGCGGCGTGCCGCTCATCATCTCCTCGAGCGAGAGCCAGCTCGGCGGCAAGGAGTCGATCGCCGACACCGCTCGGGTGCTCGAGCGCATGGTCGGCGCGATCGTGTGGCGCACGTTCGCGCAGTCGGGGCTCGACGAGATGGCGGCGGGCACCACGGTGCCCGTCGTGAACGCGCTGAGCGACGACTTCCACCCGTGCCAGCTGCTCGCCGACCTGCAGACCATCCGCGAGCACCGGGGCGAACTCGCCGGGCTCACCGTCGCCTTCCTCGGCGACGGCGCCAGCAACATGGCGCACTCGTACCTCCTGGCCGGAGCCACGGCCGGTATGCACGTGCGTATCGGCGCCCCCGAGTCATCCGCCCCTCGCACCGATGTCGTCGCCGACGCCGAGCGCATCGCCGCGACGACCGGGGGATCCGTGCTCGTCACGACCGACCCGGTGGCGGCGGCCGACGGCGCCGACGTCGTCGTCACCGACACCTTCGTGTCGATGGGGCAAGAGGGTGAGAAGGCCGAGCGCCTCGCCCGCTACGACGGGTTCATGGTCGACGCCGCGCTCATGTCGCACGCAGCCGACGACGCGATCTTCCTGCACTGCCTGCCCGCGTACCGCGGGGTCGAGGTCGCCGCCGACGTCATCGACGGCCCGCAGTCGGTGGTCTGGGACGAAGCCGAGAACCGCCTGCACGCGCAGAAGGCGCTGCTGGCCTGGCTGCTCGAACGGAAGGACGCGTGA
- a CDS encoding DNA-binding protein — MFVITADQIGSRRSFDQASELIDRLESIRGDDLTLPADQTAGDEVQLLTASAAAALDLVLEAARDGRWSVGLGVGEVRTPLPDAARKASGPAFIAARDAVEAAKRADGRVALRSGAPDASGRAGHVEALLRLLVLLRARRSDAGWEVVDLAREGRPQKEIAALLDVSPAAVSARLKAALWRAEEAAVPAIVELLADLDAASGATSDRPS; from the coding sequence ATGTTCGTCATCACCGCAGACCAGATCGGCAGCCGACGCAGCTTCGACCAAGCCTCCGAGCTCATCGACCGACTCGAGTCCATACGCGGCGACGACCTGACCCTTCCGGCGGATCAGACCGCCGGTGACGAGGTGCAGCTCCTCACCGCATCCGCGGCGGCGGCACTCGATCTCGTGCTCGAGGCCGCGCGCGACGGCCGGTGGAGCGTCGGTCTCGGCGTCGGCGAGGTTCGGACGCCGCTGCCCGATGCCGCGCGCAAGGCGAGCGGGCCGGCGTTCATCGCAGCCAGGGACGCGGTCGAGGCGGCGAAGCGGGCCGACGGCCGAGTCGCCCTGCGCAGCGGAGCACCGGATGCCTCCGGCCGGGCCGGCCACGTCGAGGCGCTGCTGCGACTGCTCGTGCTGCTGCGTGCCCGACGCAGCGACGCCGGCTGGGAGGTCGTCGACCTCGCCCGCGAGGGCCGTCCCCAGAAAGAGATCGCCGCCCTCCTCGACGTCAGCCCCGCGGCGGTCAGCGCACGGCTGAAGGCCGCCCTCTGGCGGGCGGAGGAGGCCGCCGTTCCCGCGATCGTCGAACTGCTCGCCGACCTCGACGCGGCGTCGGGCGCGACATCCGATCGCCCGTCCTGA
- a CDS encoding MerR family transcriptional regulator has product MSTTYTPARAAALSGFTLDTLRYYEREGIMPAVARTAGGHRLYSEADISTLGFLRCLRDTGMPIELLKRYGQLCRDDDTLAERLDLLREHAAGVQQQIDELLEQQRRLDEKIGWYRGELDRRAGTA; this is encoded by the coding sequence ATGTCCACCACGTACACCCCCGCTCGCGCCGCCGCGCTCTCGGGCTTCACCCTCGACACGCTGCGGTACTACGAACGCGAGGGCATCATGCCCGCCGTCGCTCGCACCGCCGGCGGTCACCGGCTCTACTCCGAGGCCGATATCTCGACGCTCGGTTTCCTGCGGTGCCTACGGGACACGGGCATGCCGATCGAGCTGCTGAAACGCTACGGGCAGTTGTGCCGCGACGACGACACGCTCGCCGAGCGCCTCGACCTGCTCCGCGAGCACGCCGCCGGTGTGCAGCAGCAGATCGACGAGCTGCTCGAGCAGCAACGCCGACTCGACGAGAAGATCGGCTGGTATCGCGGCGAGCTCGATCGTCGCGCCGGCACCGCCTGA
- a CDS encoding CoA transferase, producing MSDEVARELVGRVWAELGRDLGELERLDRLPEAPLPARLDVSSLAVGSVTAASLAGASGDGDRARRTRLRLDGDRIAVAFTSDRDLLVDGRAPDVWSPLSGFWRTADGWVRTHGNYPHHAAVLQRVLGIADGAARDRIAEAMLARSAGELAAEVVAAGGLCVVVRAEDPAADAAWRSHPIVDVGSGGDDLAVRAGRREASRGRDGPLDGVRVLDLTRVIAGPVATRTLALLGADVLRVDSPRLPEFEWQHLDTGAGKRSSLLDLDTRTDRARFDALVGDADVVVTGYRPAAMARLGLDAHALRARHPHLLVASLSAWGDRAEAGEERGFDSLVQAASGIAVIEGDDGAPGTLPAQALDHATGYLLAAAVTSQLVGGGRRTGRVALSLRRTAAELLALPRTNVRTPGRELSDAERAPHRRSFDLAGGTVRTTAPAVAGVGGPLEWTAPPHPLGIDPPQWW from the coding sequence GTGTCCGACGAGGTCGCCCGCGAACTCGTCGGACGCGTCTGGGCGGAGCTCGGTCGCGACCTCGGCGAGCTCGAACGTCTCGATCGGCTGCCCGAGGCTCCGCTTCCGGCCCGGCTGGATGTCTCGTCGCTGGCCGTCGGGTCGGTCACCGCCGCCTCGCTCGCCGGGGCCTCCGGCGATGGCGACCGTGCGCGGCGCACTCGACTGCGGCTCGACGGCGATCGCATCGCGGTGGCGTTCACGAGCGACCGCGACCTGCTCGTCGACGGTCGCGCGCCCGACGTCTGGTCGCCGCTGTCGGGGTTCTGGCGCACCGCCGATGGCTGGGTACGCACCCACGGCAACTATCCGCACCACGCGGCGGTGCTGCAGCGCGTGCTCGGCATTGCCGACGGCGCTGCTCGCGATCGCATCGCCGAGGCGATGCTGGCGCGCTCGGCGGGCGAGCTCGCCGCCGAGGTGGTCGCGGCGGGCGGGCTGTGCGTCGTCGTGCGAGCCGAAGACCCGGCCGCGGATGCCGCGTGGCGCTCGCACCCGATCGTCGACGTCGGCAGCGGTGGAGACGACCTCGCCGTGCGCGCGGGGCGCCGCGAGGCATCCCGAGGCCGTGACGGCCCGCTCGACGGCGTGCGCGTGCTCGACCTCACCCGCGTGATCGCCGGGCCCGTCGCCACGCGCACGCTCGCGCTGCTCGGCGCCGACGTGCTGCGCGTCGACTCGCCCCGCCTGCCCGAGTTCGAGTGGCAGCACCTCGACACGGGTGCCGGCAAGCGGTCGAGCCTGCTCGACCTCGACACGCGCACGGATCGAGCGCGGTTCGACGCGCTCGTCGGCGACGCCGACGTCGTGGTGACGGGATACCGGCCGGCCGCGATGGCGAGGCTCGGGCTCGACGCCCATGCGCTGCGGGCGCGGCATCCGCACCTGCTCGTCGCGTCGCTATCCGCGTGGGGCGACCGCGCCGAAGCGGGCGAAGAGCGGGGATTCGACAGCCTCGTACAGGCGGCATCGGGCATCGCGGTCATCGAAGGCGACGACGGAGCGCCCGGCACCCTCCCCGCCCAGGCGCTCGATCACGCCACCGGTTACCTGCTCGCCGCCGCGGTGACGTCGCAGCTCGTCGGCGGCGGGCGTCGCACCGGTCGGGTCGCCCTGTCCCTCCGGCGCACCGCGGCCGAACTCCTGGCTCTTCCACGTACGAACGTTCGTACACCTGGGCGCGAACTGTCCGACGCAGAGCGCGCGCCGCACCGTCGGTCCTTCGACCTCGCAGGTGGCACGGTGCGCACGACCGCGCCAGCCGTCGCCGGCGTCGGAGGCCCGCTCGAATGGACCGCCCCGCCTCACCCGCTGGGCATCGACCCGCCGCAGTGGTGGTGA